In Penaeus chinensis breed Huanghai No. 1 chromosome 19, ASM1920278v2, whole genome shotgun sequence, a single genomic region encodes these proteins:
- the LOC125034908 gene encoding unconventional prefoldin RPB5 interactor-like: MCDENNIKVLHMWWMELPHGVFEITRDLDKIVFIAGTRALPSQLIQNKTCLRRVEMMKEKEESNASDDGKEDESASALRPDTSMISLKENLESLAQLQKVHEERLFICQTEISQLKKFRTDYLHLQKRLKTLPDKTTYDVMVPFGSLAFMPGRLVHTNEILVLLGDNWFAERSAKQAIEIVKRRLKDCDEKIKTAETTEKIHLNWLKETTEVLKGDMGDQVDIVEKVTEEEYQKSREEHKKSVAREYGTVREKVSSETESVASKSEGPLYERLSEEDKRTYEDIMKRLDELELEEENDGSSEEEDEGDNEDNNWNEEYEEEEEEEEEEEEVPMLDRGVREEPKLIEAAALEVKAKPSAAAAVIPKKREKLKRRVSWADDIKPLETIIPDNTSDDIFRIKYSSACELSPADEGGEGAGGATAMMAESQAGRSLMVRSPSDIYKVFGGATASHEPHPRGILKKSSSLPLQGESESNNKGGWRYAPESVEIVTEDMDDLPLPKPLRPSPPLKRKSLQPAFSYKVVERNVGEKEERNVGEKEESSDTQTGAIAQPESDDGTQTKKISKFKASRMKK; this comes from the exons atgTGTGACGAAAATAACATCAAAGTCTTGCATATGTGGTGGATGGAGTTACCGCATGG AGTGTTCGAAATCACTAGAGATTTAGACAAAATTGTTTTCATTGCTGGAACCCGAGCGCTTCCCAGTCAGCTGATTCAAAACAAAACGTGTCTACGCAGAG TTGaaatgatgaaggaaaaggaagagagcaatGCAAGTGATgatggaaaagaagatgaaagtgcAAGTGCCTTGCGACCTGATACCTCCATGATCTCCCTGAAAGAGAATCTGGAAAGCTTGGCACAACTACAAAAGGTTCACGAAGAG AGACTCTTCATATGTCAGACAGAAATTAGTCAGTTGAAGAAATTCCGTACAGATTATTTACACCTTCAAAAGAGGCTAAAAACACTTCCCGACAAGACTACCTATGAT GTTATGGTGCCCTTTGGTTCACTAGCATTCATGCCAGGGCGACTTGTGCACACAAATGAGATCTTGGTGCTGCTAGGAGATAACTGGTTTGCTGAAAGAAGTGCTAAACAAGCCATTGAAATTGTAAAGAGAAGGTTAAAAG ATTGTGATGAAAAAATCAAAACAGCTGAAACTACAGAGAAGATTCATTTGAATTGGTTGAAGGAGACAACAGAAGTGCTTAAGGGGGATATGGGTGACCAGGTAGACATTGTTGAAAAAGTGACAGAGGAAGAATATCAGAAGAGTCGAG AGGAACATAAAAAGAGTGTAGCCCGGGAATATGGTACTGTTAGAGAAAAAGTGTCTTCTGAGACAGAATCTGTGGCATCGAAGTCAGAAGGCCCGCTCTATGAGAGGCTCAGCGAGGAAGACAAACGTACTTATGAAGATATTATGAAGAGGCTGGATGAACTTGAgctggaggaagagaa tgATGGATCtagtgaagaagaagatgaaggagataatgaagataacaactggaatgaagaatatgaagaagaagaagaggaagaagaagaagaggaagaggttccCATGCTTGataggggagtgagagaagagccAAAGCTGATTGAAGCAGCTGCCCTAGAGGTCAAAGCAAAACCCAGTGCCGCTGCTGCTGTCATaccaaagaagagggagaagctcaAGAGGCGTGTCTCCTGGGCTGATGACATCAAGCCCCTGGAGACCATCATCCCTGACAACACCAGCGATGACATCTTCCGCATCAAGTACTCGTCAGCATGTGAGCTCTCTCCTGCTGATGAGGGTGGAGAAGGTGCAGGTGGAGCGACAGCTATGATGGCGGAGAGCCAGGCTGGCAGATCCCTAATGGTCAGGAGCCCCTCGGATATTTACAAGGTGTTTGGAGGTGCCACTGCGAGTCATGAACCTCACCCTCGAGGAATACTGAAGAAGTCCTCATCTTTGCCTCTGCaag GTGAAAGTGAATCCAATAACAAAGGCGGTTGGCGTTATGCCCCAGAGTCAGTTGAAATAGTGACGGAAGATATGGACGATTTGCCTCTCCCAAAGCCCCTGAGACCATCTCCTCCTCTGAAGAGAAAATCACTGCAACCG